One window of the Pseudomonas knackmussii B13 genome contains the following:
- a CDS encoding SCO family protein has translation MSRVNKTVLILVAIVALILGLTVHKVLTEQHRIDPTVLLDAGIVLLPQSREVPALTFQDQDGKPFDTANLKGRWHLLFFGYTFCPDVCPTTLAQLRELQGKLSPEMRDKLQVVFVSVDPHRDTPARLKEYLGFFNAGFQGLVGSDDAIQKLANAMSIPYIPADTSKPNYTVDHSGNLVIIGPDGTQHGFIRAPLNNAKLAEQLPKVLAGTD, from the coding sequence ATGTCCCGAGTCAACAAGACTGTCCTCATCCTGGTTGCCATAGTCGCGCTCATCCTCGGCCTCACCGTGCACAAAGTGCTCACCGAACAACACCGCATCGACCCGACTGTGCTGCTCGACGCCGGCATCGTGCTGCTGCCGCAGTCCCGCGAAGTCCCCGCGCTGACCTTCCAGGACCAGGACGGCAAACCGTTCGACACTGCCAACCTCAAGGGCCGCTGGCATCTGCTGTTCTTCGGCTACACCTTCTGCCCGGACGTTTGCCCCACCACCCTGGCGCAACTGCGCGAGCTGCAGGGCAAGCTGTCGCCGGAAATGCGCGACAAGCTGCAGGTGGTCTTCGTCAGCGTCGACCCGCACCGCGACACCCCGGCGCGCCTCAAGGAATACCTGGGCTTCTTCAACGCCGGCTTCCAGGGCCTGGTGGGCAGCGATGACGCCATCCAGAAACTGGCCAATGCCATGAGCATTCCCTACATCCCGGCCGACACCAGCAAGCCCAACTACACCGTCGACCACAGCGGCAACCTGGTGATCATCGGCCCGGACGGCACCCAGCACGGCTTCATCCGCGCTCCGCTGAACAACGCCAAGCTCGCCGAACAGCTGCCCAAGGTGCTGGCTGGCACCGACTGA
- a CDS encoding DUF2388 domain-containing protein, whose protein sequence is MNRLRLLTAAALLTCASGAFATSFIVTTDMTVDATKASSDGTTNVSNSFKDDKIVLEARDDAAAFVASRGEVRGAHLEAALRHIRSKLPTLAANDLQLAQAILVI, encoded by the coding sequence ATGAACCGTCTGCGCCTGCTTACAGCCGCCGCCCTGCTTACCTGCGCCAGTGGCGCTTTCGCCACCAGTTTCATCGTCACCACCGATATGACGGTAGATGCCACCAAGGCGAGCTCCGATGGCACCACCAACGTCAGTAACTCCTTCAAGGACGACAAGATCGTGCTGGAGGCGCGTGACGATGCGGCCGCCTTCGTCGCCTCACGCGGAGAAGTCCGTGGCGCACACCTGGAAGCCGCTCTTCGCCACATCCGCAGCAAGCTGCCGACCTTGGCCGCCAACGACCTGCAACTGGCGCAGGCGATTCTCGTCATCTGA
- a CDS encoding Re/Si-specific NAD(P)(+) transhydrogenase subunit alpha — MLIGVPLETHAGETRVAATAETVKKLVGQGHQVVVQSGAGVNASQTDSAFEAAGAKIGTAADAFGAELVLKVVAPSEAELAQMKPGAVLIGMLNPFDNDNIARMAERGITAFALEAAPRTSRAQSLDVLSSQANIAGYKAVMLAANHYPRFMPMLMTAAGTVKAARVLILGAGVAGLQAIATAKRLGAVIEASDVRPAVKEQIESLGAKFVDVPYETDEERECAEGVGGYARPMPASWMERQAKAVHERAKQADIVITTALIPGRKAPTLLHEATVQEMKPGSVVIDLAAAQGGNCPLTEAGQVVIKHGVTLVGHTNLAAMVPADASALYARNLLDFLKLTLSAEGFKVNLEDDIVAACLMCRDGQAVRKNG; from the coding sequence GTGCTGATCGGTGTTCCCCTCGAGACCCATGCCGGTGAAACACGGGTCGCCGCTACCGCGGAAACCGTCAAGAAGCTTGTCGGCCAAGGCCATCAAGTCGTCGTCCAGAGCGGTGCCGGCGTAAACGCCAGCCAGACGGACAGCGCCTTCGAAGCCGCCGGCGCGAAGATCGGCACTGCCGCCGACGCCTTTGGCGCCGAGCTGGTGCTGAAGGTCGTCGCGCCCAGCGAAGCCGAACTGGCCCAGATGAAGCCGGGCGCCGTGCTGATCGGCATGCTCAATCCCTTCGACAACGACAACATCGCGCGCATGGCCGAACGCGGCATCACCGCCTTCGCCCTGGAAGCGGCGCCGCGTACTTCCCGTGCGCAAAGCCTGGACGTGCTGTCGTCGCAAGCCAACATCGCCGGCTACAAGGCGGTGATGCTCGCGGCGAACCACTACCCGCGCTTCATGCCGATGCTGATGACCGCCGCCGGCACCGTTAAGGCCGCCCGCGTGCTGATCCTCGGCGCCGGCGTCGCCGGCCTGCAGGCCATCGCCACGGCCAAGCGCCTGGGTGCGGTGATCGAGGCTTCGGACGTGCGTCCGGCGGTGAAGGAGCAGATCGAGTCCCTCGGCGCAAAGTTCGTCGACGTGCCCTACGAGACCGACGAAGAGCGCGAGTGCGCGGAAGGGGTCGGCGGTTACGCCCGCCCGATGCCCGCGTCCTGGATGGAGCGCCAGGCCAAGGCCGTGCACGAGCGCGCCAAGCAGGCCGACATCGTCATCACCACCGCGCTGATCCCGGGCCGCAAGGCGCCGACCCTGCTGCACGAAGCCACTGTGCAGGAAATGAAACCGGGCTCGGTGGTCATCGACCTGGCGGCTGCCCAAGGCGGCAACTGCCCGCTGACCGAAGCCGGTCAGGTGGTGATCAAGCATGGCGTGACCCTCGTCGGCCACACCAACCTGGCCGCCATGGTCCCGGCTGACGCCTCGGCCCTGTATGCGCGCAACCTGCTCGACTTCCTCAAGCTGACCCTCTCGGCCGAAGGCTTCAAGGTCAACCTGGAAGACGACATCGTCGCCGCCTGCCTGATGTGCCGCGACGGCCAGGCCGTACGCAAGAACGGCTGA
- a CDS encoding cytochrome c oxidase subunit 3 → MATHDPYYVPAQSKWPIIATIGMLTTLFGVGTWMNDYSAGNKASHGPWILFAGGLIVAYMLFGWFGHVIKESRAGLYSPQMDRSFRWGMSWFIFSEVMFFAAFFGALFYIRHFAGPWLGGEGHKGIAHMLWPNFQYTWPLLNNPDNKLFPPPKEVIEPWKLPLVNTILLVSSSFTVTFAHHALKKNHRGPLKLWLALTVLLGVCFLFLQAHEYHEAYSELGLTLGSGIYGTTFFMLTGFHGAHVTIGALMLSIMLIRILRGHFDAEHHFGFEAASWYWHFVDVVWIGLFIFVYVL, encoded by the coding sequence ATGGCAACCCACGATCCCTACTACGTTCCCGCCCAGAGCAAGTGGCCGATCATCGCCACCATCGGCATGCTCACCACGCTGTTCGGCGTAGGCACCTGGATGAACGACTACAGCGCCGGCAACAAGGCCTCCCACGGGCCCTGGATCCTCTTCGCTGGCGGACTGATCGTCGCCTACATGCTGTTCGGCTGGTTCGGCCACGTCATCAAGGAAAGCCGCGCGGGACTGTATAGCCCGCAGATGGACCGCTCGTTCCGTTGGGGCATGAGCTGGTTCATCTTCTCCGAGGTGATGTTCTTCGCCGCCTTCTTCGGCGCCCTCTTCTACATCCGCCACTTCGCCGGCCCCTGGCTTGGCGGCGAGGGTCACAAGGGCATCGCCCACATGCTCTGGCCGAACTTCCAGTACACCTGGCCGCTGCTGAACAACCCGGACAACAAGCTGTTCCCGCCGCCGAAGGAAGTCATCGAGCCCTGGAAGCTGCCGCTGGTGAACACCATCCTGCTGGTCAGCTCCAGCTTCACCGTGACCTTCGCCCACCACGCGCTGAAGAAGAACCATCGCGGCCCGCTGAAACTCTGGCTGGCGCTGACCGTGCTGCTAGGCGTGTGCTTCCTGTTCCTGCAGGCCCACGAGTACCACGAGGCCTACAGCGAACTGGGCCTGACCCTCGGCTCGGGCATCTACGGCACCACCTTCTTCATGCTCACCGGCTTCCACGGCGCCCACGTGACCATAGGCGCGCTGATGCTGAGCATCATGTTGATCCGCATCCTACGCGGGCACTTCGACGCCGAGCACCACTTCGGCTTCGAGGCGGCCAGCTGGTACTGGCACTTCGTGGACGTGGTGTGGATCGGGTTGTTCATCTTCGTCTACGTGCTGTGA
- a CDS encoding twin transmembrane helix small protein, giving the protein MLKAAIVVLLLATVASLFSGLFFLVKDEGHGSRVVNALTVRVILAALTLALVAWGFYSGQLASSAPWHF; this is encoded by the coding sequence ATGCTCAAGGCCGCGATCGTCGTTCTTCTGCTGGCCACCGTGGCCAGCCTGTTCAGCGGGCTGTTCTTCCTGGTCAAGGACGAGGGGCACGGTTCTCGGGTGGTGAACGCCCTGACCGTGCGCGTGATCCTCGCTGCCCTGACCCTCGCCCTGGTCGCCTGGGGCTTCTACTCCGGCCAATTGGCCAGTTCCGCACCCTGGCACTTCTGA
- a CDS encoding SURF1 family protein, whose protein sequence is MQYSQHAIDSRPRHGLAAVFRPGLAPTLVVLALLPLLVALGCWQLSRAAEKRVMLAAFEARREAAPIPAARLQGQSDPAYVRVRLQGRFDAQHSLLLDNRTRDGAAGVELLQPFYDKPSGLWLLVNRGWLPWTNRRIAPAFDTPTGDQLLDAWTYVAPPGGLQLADRQSQAWPRLITRVDPASVWQAVGRNGLPLELRLEPGDAAFDTNWPVVAVSPERHTGYAVQWFAMATALLALYLYLGIRRAREMTRHEPQPDPR, encoded by the coding sequence TTGCAGTATAGCCAGCACGCCATCGACTCCCGCCCGCGCCACGGGCTGGCGGCGGTCTTCCGGCCAGGCCTCGCGCCGACCCTCGTGGTCCTGGCGCTGTTGCCGCTGCTGGTTGCATTGGGCTGCTGGCAGCTTTCCCGCGCCGCCGAAAAACGCGTGATGCTGGCAGCCTTCGAGGCGCGTCGCGAAGCCGCCCCCATCCCCGCCGCGCGACTGCAAGGCCAATCCGACCCGGCTTACGTTCGAGTACGCCTGCAAGGCCGCTTCGATGCCCAGCACAGCCTGCTGCTGGACAACCGCACCCGCGACGGCGCCGCCGGCGTCGAGCTGCTGCAACCCTTCTACGACAAACCCAGCGGCCTCTGGCTGCTGGTCAACCGCGGCTGGCTGCCCTGGACCAACCGTCGCATCGCGCCAGCTTTCGACACGCCCACCGGCGATCAACTGCTGGATGCCTGGACCTACGTCGCCCCGCCCGGCGGCCTGCAATTGGCCGACAGACAAAGCCAGGCCTGGCCACGGCTGATCACTCGCGTCGACCCTGCCAGCGTCTGGCAGGCCGTGGGCCGCAACGGGCTGCCCCTGGAGCTGCGCCTGGAACCGGGCGACGCCGCTTTCGACACCAACTGGCCGGTGGTCGCCGTCTCGCCCGAGCGGCACACCGGCTATGCCGTGCAGTGGTTCGCCATGGCCACCGCACTGCTCGCCCTCTACCTCTACCTCGGCATCCGTCGCGCACGGGAGATGACCCGCCATGAACCCCAGCCTGACCCTCGATGA
- a CDS encoding DUF2388 domain-containing protein, translating into MRLSAFSKSSLLVGLLLAACATGAQAHSVVRLFNISTNATGRSLDFTSDTTTSIRDMKIVREAHDDAASFVASDGAIRGAQLEAAFKAVRERMPEARDASDQQLAEAILAL; encoded by the coding sequence ATGCGTCTTAGTGCCTTTTCCAAGAGCTCTCTTCTCGTCGGCCTGCTGCTCGCCGCTTGCGCTACCGGCGCCCAGGCTCACTCCGTCGTGCGCCTGTTCAACATCAGCACTAACGCCACCGGCCGCAGCCTGGACTTCACGTCCGACACCACCACCTCGATCCGTGACATGAAGATCGTCCGCGAAGCCCACGACGACGCAGCCAGCTTCGTAGCCAGCGACGGCGCGATCCGCGGTGCCCAGCTGGAAGCTGCGTTCAAGGCCGTGCGCGAGCGCATGCCCGAAGCCCGTGACGCTTCCGACCAGCAGCTCGCCGAAGCCATCCTCGCTCTGTGA
- a CDS encoding COX15/CtaA family protein, which produces MTHSARKPGFHVAAFATALALVVVLLGAYTRLTHAGLGCPDWPGCYGFIHVPSSEAQLAHAEARFPEAPVEAQKGWNEMIHRYFAGTLALLISGLAIHALLRRGRDGQPLRLPLALLGVVIAQAAFGMWTVTLKLWPQVVTAHLLGGFTTLSLLFLLSLRLSGAVQPLQRQGAPRRLAAFALALVVLQIALGGWTSSNYAAVACIDLPMCHGQWWPQMDFANGFHLTQHIGPNYLGGQLDSDARTAIHMTHRMGAFCVVAVLLVLAWRLQRVGQIYLTALMLLALSLQVGLGISNVLLHLPLPVAVAHNGGGACLLLTLVLVNYRLRAPVQVTSAAGSKQPRPLLPLERPVAYPSQG; this is translated from the coding sequence ATGACGCACAGTGCACGCAAACCCGGCTTCCACGTCGCCGCCTTCGCCACCGCGCTGGCCCTGGTGGTGGTGCTGCTCGGCGCCTACACGCGGCTGACCCACGCCGGCCTCGGCTGCCCGGACTGGCCGGGCTGCTACGGGTTCATCCACGTCCCGAGCAGCGAAGCACAGCTGGCCCACGCCGAGGCGCGTTTCCCGGAAGCACCGGTCGAGGCGCAGAAGGGCTGGAACGAGATGATCCACCGCTACTTCGCCGGCACCCTCGCCCTGCTCATCAGCGGCCTGGCCATCCATGCGCTGCTGCGTCGTGGCCGTGACGGCCAGCCGCTGCGTCTGCCGCTCGCACTGCTCGGCGTGGTGATCGCCCAGGCCGCCTTCGGCATGTGGACGGTGACACTGAAACTCTGGCCGCAGGTAGTTACCGCGCACCTGCTCGGCGGGTTCACCACACTCTCGCTGCTGTTCCTCCTTAGCCTGCGCCTCTCCGGCGCAGTGCAACCACTGCAGCGCCAAGGTGCTCCCCGGCGGCTGGCGGCCTTCGCCCTGGCCCTGGTGGTGCTGCAGATCGCCCTCGGCGGCTGGACCAGCAGCAACTACGCGGCGGTGGCCTGCATCGACCTGCCGATGTGCCACGGCCAGTGGTGGCCGCAAATGGACTTCGCCAACGGCTTCCACCTGACCCAGCACATCGGACCGAACTACCTCGGCGGACAACTCGACAGCGACGCCCGCACGGCCATCCACATGACCCACCGCATGGGCGCCTTCTGCGTGGTCGCGGTGCTGCTGGTGCTGGCCTGGCGTCTGCAGCGGGTCGGGCAGATCTACCTGACCGCGCTGATGCTGCTGGCGCTGTCGCTGCAAGTGGGCCTGGGCATCAGCAACGTGCTGCTGCATCTGCCACTGCCGGTAGCGGTAGCGCACAACGGCGGCGGCGCCTGCCTGCTGCTGACACTGGTGCTGGTCAATTACCGACTGCGCGCGCCGGTCCAGGTGACAAGCGCGGCGGGCAGCAAGCAACCACGTCCTCTGCTGCCGCTGGAGCGGCCGGTAGCCTATCCCTCGCAAGGCTGA
- a CDS encoding acetyl-CoA hydrolase/transferase family protein: MYRDRVRLPSLLDKVMTADQAAALIQDGMTVGMSGFTRAGEAKAVPEALAQRAKQQPLKISLMTGASLGNDLDKHLTEAGVLARRMPFQVDSTLRKAINDGSVMFIDQHLSETVEQLRNHQLKLPDIAVIEAVAITEEGHIVPTTSVGNSASFAIFAKQVIVEINLAHHTNLEGLHDIYIPTYRPTRTPIPLTKVDDRIGSTAIPIPPEKIVAIVINNQPDSPSTVLPPDDETQAIANHLIDFFKREVDAGRLAKNLAPLQAGIGSIANAVMCGLMESPFEDLTMYSEVLQDSTFDLMDSGKLRFASGSSITLSTRRNADVFGNLERYKDKLVLRPQEISNHPEVVRRLGIIGINTALEFDIYGNVNSTHVGGTKMMNGIGGSGDFARNAHLAIFVTKSIAKGGNISSVVPMVSHVDHTEHDVDILVTEQGLADLRGLAPRERAKVIIENCVHPSYRDALLGYFEAACARGGHTPHILREAMGWHINLEERGHMLAAG, from the coding sequence ATGTACCGTGATCGCGTGCGCCTGCCCTCCCTGTTGGACAAGGTGATGACTGCGGACCAGGCTGCAGCCCTGATCCAGGACGGCATGACCGTCGGCATGAGCGGCTTCACCCGCGCCGGCGAAGCCAAGGCCGTGCCCGAGGCCCTCGCCCAGCGCGCCAAGCAGCAGCCGCTGAAGATCAGCCTGATGACCGGTGCGAGCCTGGGCAACGACCTCGACAAGCACCTCACCGAAGCCGGCGTACTCGCCCGGCGCATGCCCTTCCAGGTCGACAGCACCCTGCGCAAGGCGATCAACGACGGCTCGGTGATGTTCATCGACCAGCACCTGTCGGAAACCGTCGAGCAGCTGCGCAACCACCAGCTCAAGCTGCCGGACATCGCGGTTATCGAGGCCGTAGCCATCACCGAGGAAGGCCACATCGTGCCGACCACTTCGGTGGGCAACTCCGCCAGCTTCGCAATCTTCGCCAAGCAGGTGATCGTCGAGATCAACCTCGCGCACCACACCAACCTGGAAGGCCTGCACGACATCTATATCCCGACCTATCGGCCGACCCGCACGCCGATCCCGCTGACCAAGGTCGACGACCGCATCGGCAGCACCGCGATCCCGATCCCTCCGGAGAAGATCGTTGCCATCGTCATCAACAATCAGCCGGACTCGCCCTCCACCGTGCTGCCGCCGGACGACGAGACCCAGGCCATCGCCAACCACCTGATCGACTTCTTCAAACGTGAAGTGGACGCCGGCCGCCTGGCCAAGAACCTCGCGCCGCTGCAGGCAGGCATCGGCAGCATCGCCAACGCGGTGATGTGCGGCCTGATGGAGTCGCCCTTCGAAGACCTGACCATGTACTCCGAAGTGCTGCAGGACTCGACCTTCGACCTGATGGACTCGGGCAAGCTGCGCTTCGCCTCGGGCAGCTCGATCACCCTGTCGACCCGCCGCAACGCCGACGTCTTCGGCAACCTGGAGCGCTACAAGGACAAGCTGGTGCTGCGTCCGCAGGAGATATCCAACCACCCCGAAGTGGTGCGTCGCCTGGGCATCATCGGCATCAACACCGCGCTGGAGTTCGACATCTACGGCAACGTCAACTCGACCCACGTCGGCGGCACCAAGATGATGAACGGCATCGGTGGCTCGGGCGACTTCGCCCGCAATGCGCACCTGGCGATCTTCGTCACCAAGTCCATCGCCAAGGGCGGCAACATCTCCAGCGTGGTGCCCATGGTCAGCCACGTCGACCACACCGAGCACGACGTCGACATCCTGGTCACCGAGCAGGGCTTGGCCGACCTGCGCGGCCTCGCACCGCGAGAGCGCGCCAAGGTGATCATCGAGAATTGCGTGCATCCGTCCTACCGCGACGCCCTGCTCGGCTACTTCGAAGCGGCCTGCGCCCGCGGCGGCCACACCCCGCACATCCTGCGCGAGGCCATGGGCTGGCACATCAACCTGGAAGAACGCGGCCACATGCTCGCAGCCGGCTGA
- a CDS encoding DUF1127 domain-containing protein, with protein sequence MERTLGSATVSNIRTSSTAHRGLVGTVRLWQRRIESRRQLARLDSRLLADAGISESQRYAELNKPFWK encoded by the coding sequence ATGGAACGTACCCTCGGTTCCGCTACCGTCAGCAACATCCGCACTTCTTCTACCGCTCACCGTGGCCTGGTCGGCACCGTGCGCCTGTGGCAGCGCCGCATCGAGAGCCGCCGCCAACTGGCTCGCCTGGATTCCCGCCTGCTGGCCGACGCCGGCATCAGCGAATCCCAGCGCTACGCCGAGCTGAACAAGCCGTTCTGGAAGTAA
- a CDS encoding NAD(P)(+) transhydrogenase (Re/Si-specific) subunit beta, which yields MSMNLVTLLYLIASVCFIQALKGLSHPTTSRRGNLFGMIGMGIAVVTTVALVFKLGAEIATTGIGYVLVGLLIGGSAGSIMAKRVEMTKMPELVAFMHSMIGLAAVFIAIAAVIEPQSLGIVEHLGDTIPSGNRLELFLGAAIGAITFSGSVIAFGKLSGKYKFRLFQGAPVQFGGQHMLNLVLGLTTLGLGLVFMFTGNIAAFALMLALAFILGVLIIIPIGGADMPVVVSMLNSYSGWAAAGIGFSLNNSMLIIAGSLVGSSGAILSYIMCKAMNRSFFNVILGGFGASADDAGPAGAKEARPVKSGSSDDASFLLTNADTVIIVPGYGLAVARAQHALMELAEKLTHRGVTVKFAIHPVAGRMPGHMNVLLAEAEVPYDQVFEMEDINSEFGQTDVVLVLGANDVVNPAAKNDPKSPIAGMPILEAYKAKTVIVNKRSMASGYAGLDNELFYLDKTMMVFGDAKKVIEDMVKAVE from the coding sequence ATGAGCATGAACCTCGTCACCCTCCTCTACCTCATCGCCTCCGTCTGCTTCATCCAGGCGCTGAAGGGCCTGTCGCACCCGACCACTTCGCGTCGCGGCAACCTGTTCGGCATGATCGGCATGGGTATCGCGGTGGTCACCACCGTGGCCCTGGTGTTCAAGCTGGGCGCAGAGATCGCCACCACCGGCATCGGTTACGTGCTGGTCGGCCTGCTGATCGGCGGCAGCGCCGGCTCGATCATGGCCAAGCGCGTTGAAATGACCAAGATGCCCGAGCTGGTCGCCTTCATGCACAGCATGATCGGCCTGGCCGCGGTATTCATCGCCATCGCCGCCGTCATCGAGCCGCAGTCCCTGGGCATCGTCGAGCACCTGGGCGACACCATCCCCTCCGGCAATCGCCTGGAGCTGTTCCTCGGCGCGGCCATCGGCGCCATCACCTTCTCCGGTTCGGTGATCGCCTTCGGCAAGCTCTCCGGCAAGTACAAGTTCCGCCTGTTCCAGGGCGCACCGGTACAGTTCGGCGGCCAGCACATGCTCAACCTGGTGCTGGGCCTGACCACCCTGGGCCTGGGCCTGGTGTTCATGTTCACCGGCAACATCGCCGCCTTCGCCCTGATGCTGGCCCTGGCCTTCATCCTTGGCGTGCTGATCATCATCCCGATCGGCGGCGCCGACATGCCGGTCGTGGTGTCGATGCTGAACTCCTACTCCGGCTGGGCCGCAGCGGGTATCGGCTTCTCGCTGAACAACTCGATGCTGATCATCGCCGGTTCGCTGGTGGGCTCTTCGGGCGCCATCCTCTCGTACATCATGTGCAAGGCGATGAACCGCTCGTTCTTCAACGTCATCCTCGGCGGCTTCGGCGCCAGCGCTGACGACGCCGGCCCGGCTGGCGCGAAGGAAGCTCGCCCGGTGAAGTCCGGTTCGTCCGACGACGCCTCCTTCCTGCTGACCAACGCCGACACCGTGATCATCGTCCCCGGCTACGGCCTGGCAGTGGCCCGTGCCCAGCACGCGCTGATGGAACTGGCCGAGAAGCTGACCCACCGCGGCGTCACCGTGAAGTTCGCCATCCACCCGGTTGCCGGTCGTATGCCGGGCCACATGAACGTCCTGCTCGCCGAGGCCGAAGTGCCCTACGACCAAGTGTTCGAGATGGAGGACATCAACTCCGAGTTCGGCCAGACCGACGTGGTCCTGGTGCTCGGCGCCAACGACGTGGTCAACCCGGCCGCGAAGAACGATCCGAAGTCGCCGATTGCCGGCATGCCGATCCTCGAGGCCTACAAAGCCAAGACCGTGATCGTCAACAAGCGCTCGATGGCCAGCGGCTACGCCGGCCTCGACAACGAACTGTTCTACCTGGACAAGACCATGATGGTCTTCGGCGACGCCAAGAAGGTCATCGAGGACATGGTCAAGGCCGTCGAATAA
- a CDS encoding DUF2388 domain-containing protein, with the protein MTRLPLLLLTGLCFAAPALAFDQTTMFGAGSSYVTSKVTSTPFENKLLGAARDDAASFVATDGQVRGVRLEQALRWLRKQHPTLAANDRELAEAILAQ; encoded by the coding sequence ATGACGCGCCTCCCGCTTCTGCTGCTCACCGGCCTCTGTTTCGCTGCGCCCGCGCTGGCGTTCGATCAGACGACCATGTTCGGCGCCGGCAGCAGCTACGTGACCAGCAAGGTCACCAGCACGCCTTTCGAAAACAAGCTCCTCGGGGCCGCCCGCGATGACGCGGCAAGCTTCGTCGCCACGGATGGCCAGGTACGCGGAGTGCGCCTGGAACAGGCGTTGCGCTGGCTGCGCAAGCAGCATCCGACGCTGGCGGCGAACGATCGGGAACTGGCCGAAGCCATCCTTGCCCAATAA
- a CDS encoding DUF1127 domain-containing protein, which produces MERAIHSSTDHHLIKLIPRLQVRFGLWLRNTRTRHQLAQLGERELADAGIDRCQRESELSKPFWR; this is translated from the coding sequence ATGGAAAGGGCAATTCACAGCAGCACAGATCACCACCTGATCAAGCTGATTCCACGCCTGCAGGTACGGTTTGGACTGTGGCTGCGCAACACCCGCACCCGCCACCAACTCGCCCAGCTCGGCGAGCGGGAATTGGCCGACGCAGGGATCGACCGGTGCCAGCGTGAATCCGAGCTTTCGAAGCCTTTCTGGCGCTGA
- the cyoE gene encoding heme o synthase produces MASVLSSTRSQPGWRDYLELTKPKVVLLMLITSLIGMLLATRGGVAWQVLLFGNLGIGLCAGGAAAVNHVVDRRIDSIMARTHRRPLVEGRVSPSVALGFALILALAGMSLLLAFTNPLTAWLTLASLLGYAALYTGFLKRATPQNIVIGGLAGAAPPMLGWVAVTGHLSAEPLLLVLIIFAWTPPHFWALCLHRKDEYAKAEIPMLPVTHGEHYTKLHILLYSLVLFAVSLMPFTIHMSGLIYLLAALALGARFLDWAWALYRDSRPHAAIGTFKYSIAYLFLLFIALLVDHYLPVHVAL; encoded by the coding sequence ATGGCCAGCGTACTCAGCAGCACCCGCAGCCAACCCGGCTGGCGCGACTACCTGGAACTGACCAAGCCCAAGGTGGTCCTGCTGATGCTGATCACCTCGCTGATCGGCATGCTGCTCGCGACTCGCGGCGGCGTCGCCTGGCAGGTGCTGCTGTTCGGCAACCTCGGCATCGGCCTGTGTGCCGGCGGGGCGGCAGCGGTCAACCACGTGGTGGACCGGCGCATCGACTCGATCATGGCGCGCACCCATCGCCGTCCGCTGGTCGAAGGCCGAGTCTCGCCCAGCGTGGCCCTGGGCTTCGCCCTGATCCTGGCGCTGGCCGGGATGAGCCTGCTGCTGGCCTTCACCAATCCGCTGACCGCCTGGCTGACCCTGGCCTCGCTGCTCGGTTACGCGGCCCTGTATACCGGCTTCCTGAAACGCGCCACGCCGCAGAACATCGTCATCGGCGGTCTGGCCGGCGCAGCCCCGCCGATGCTCGGCTGGGTGGCGGTGACCGGGCACCTGTCAGCCGAGCCGTTGCTGCTGGTGCTGATCATCTTCGCCTGGACCCCACCGCACTTCTGGGCGCTGTGCCTGCACCGCAAGGACGAGTACGCCAAGGCCGAGATCCCGATGCTCCCGGTCACCCACGGCGAGCACTACACCAAGCTGCACATCCTGCTCTACAGCCTGGTGCTGTTCGCCGTCAGCCTGATGCCCTTCACCATCCACATGAGCGGCCTGATCTACCTGCTGGCCGCCCTCGCCCTGGGCGCGCGCTTCCTCGACTGGGCCTGGGCGCTCTACCGCGACAGCAGGCCCCATGCGGCAATCGGTACCTTCAAGTACTCTATCGCCTACCTTTTCCTGCTGTTCATCGCCCTGCTGGTGGACCATTACCTGCCCGTCCACGTGGCGCTCTGA
- a CDS encoding NAD(P) transhydrogenase subunit alpha yields MEEMLISHGIYNLIIFVLAVYVGYHVVWNVTPALHTPLMAVTNAISAIVIVGAMLAAALTVTPLGKIMGTLAVALAAVNVFGGFLVTRRMLEMFKKKAPKAQAEKH; encoded by the coding sequence ATGGAAGAAATGCTGATCTCCCATGGGATCTACAACCTGATCATCTTCGTGCTGGCCGTGTACGTCGGCTACCACGTGGTATGGAACGTCACCCCTGCCCTGCACACCCCGCTGATGGCGGTAACCAACGCCATCTCGGCGATCGTCATCGTCGGCGCCATGCTGGCCGCCGCGCTGACAGTCACCCCGCTGGGCAAGATCATGGGCACCCTGGCCGTGGCCCTGGCCGCCGTCAACGTCTTCGGTGGCTTCCTGGTAACCCGCCGCATGCTGGAAATGTTCAAGAAGAAGGCGCCGAAAGCGCAGGCGGAGAAGCACTGA